GCCAATTCCAGTAATCGAATGCGTCGCTCAACGGAAAGCATGACAGTGGTGGGAAATTGATGGTGCGGTGTGGTGTAAACCGCACTCACTTTTCGCTGCAAACAAAGCGCTTCCAAGGCATCCAAATCCATTCCAGCGTGGTCCAGTGGAACATACTCAAGCGCTATGCCACAGGAGATAAATGCTTCGCGCGCAGGTGGATACCCGAGTTCTTCCATCACGACACAGCCCTCAGCTGAGGCAAGTAACCGTGCGCTGAGATAAATCCCCATCTGGCTACCGCGCACAACACAAATATGCGTTTCCGAAACACTCATGCCACGCTCGGTGCGCAACATATCGGCAATCGCTTCGCGCAATAATTGACTCCCGCGCGGATCATCATACGCAAGTCGATTAGCGCGCGCAGAAAATACCAGCGCTCGGCGATATGCACGCGACAACACATCAAAAGGCACCAGACGCGCATCGGGCACACCGTCGCTAAAACGGATAATGCCTGGCAGATTCATCGCCAAATCACCATAGGGCCACATATTGTTTTCAGGCAAGGTGTACGCAAAAGATGGCGCTGCCTGAAGTGCATTCGGGCTTTCTTTTTTCTCCGGCAGCAGCGGCAAATATGCCGAGACAAAAGCACCACGTCGCGCTTGTGTTTCAATCCAACCTTGTGCCTGCAATTCATCATAAGCCTGCACTACCGTCTTGCGGTTGAGTGACAGCGCCTCAGCAATTGTGCGGCTACCGGGTAAAGCGCTACCCGGCAGCAAACGCCCACGCTGGATTTCCTGAGTGATCGCTTGTACCAGCTGCAAATGCAGTGGCACACCTGCCGTCCGCTCCAATACCAGAGTCAAGTACCAATTCCGTAACATTGTCCACCTCGCACACCCCATCTGGACCAGTAATATTTTTAAAACTGGACGATTAAGGGAGCCAGAAAAAATCGCACTATTACTGCCAACAGACCTTACGTCAACCCTGAGGAGCAGAAAATGGCGAACACCCTTGATACCCCCAAAGATGAATTAATTCTCCAGTCGCAACAAAAGATGGAACAGTTTTTATCGCTGCCCCAATGGAGCACGCGGGAAAAATTAGCGCTCAGTTGCCGTATTTTATTTGATGCCGGGCACGACTCCGGCCTCGCTGGTCAGATCACCGCCCGCGCCGACGAACCGGGCACCTATTACACACAACAGTTGGGGCTGGGGTTTGATGAAATCACTGCATCCAATTTGTTACTGGTGGACGAAGACCTCAACCGCCTTGACGGCGCAGGCATGCCCAATCCTGCCAACCGTTTCCATACTTGGGTATACCGCCGCTATCCGGACATAAAGTGCATTATCCATACGCATCCGTTTCACGTTGCCACACTCTCCATGCTCGAAAAGCCGCTGGTGATTTCACACATGGATACCACGCCACTCTTTGATGACTGCGCATTTCTTGATAAGTGGCCAGGCATTCCTGTGGGCAACAGCGAAGGCCAAATGATTTCTGAAGCATTAACCAACAAGCGCTGCTTATTTCTCGCGCATCACGGCTTGTTAGTCACTGGTCGAACCGTAGAAGAAGCATTAATGCTTGCACATTTATTCGAGCGCGCTGCACGCATGCAACTCGTCGCAATGGCAGCAGGCAACATCCAACCCATTGATGAAAGTCTTGCAAAAGAAGCCCACGACTGGACATCAACACCCAAGCGTCATCAAGCTTTTTTTGCCTATTACGCACGCCGCACATTGCGCAAACACAGTGACTGCCTGCAATAACTCCAATCCATTTTTTAACACACCGCCATCAGAGGATATTTTTATGAAGCAAACATCAACGCAATTCAAAGGCATTATTACCTACCCCATCACGCCTTATTTACCAACGGGTGAAATTGATCTTAAAACCTTGAATCAATTAATTGAGAAATTGGTCAGTAATGGTTCACATGCCATTGCACCTTTAGGCAGCACCGGCGAAAGCACTTATTTAAATGATGAAGAGTGGACTGATGTTGCCCTGGCAAGTATTAAAGCCGTTGCCAAACGCTTGCCCGTTATTGTTGGAGTGTCAGATCTCACCACGGCAAACGCGATAAAAAGAGCGAAGATTGCGGAAAAGGCTGGTGCTGATGCCATTATGGTTTTACCAGTTTCTTACTGGAAATTATCCAACAATGAAATTTTTAACCATTACGCAAAAATTGCCGATGCGGTTTCACTACCGATTATGGTGTACAACAATCCCGCTACCAGCGGTATTGATATGTCGCCGGAATTGATTGTGCAAATGTTTAGGGCTATCGACAATATCACCATGGTAAAAGAAAGCACTGGCGATATTCAGCGTATGCATAAAATTCGTGTACTGGCCGATAATCAACTACCGTTTTATAACGGCAGTAATCCTCTTGCACTGGAAGCCTTTGCCGCCGGTGCAAGTGGCTGGTGCACTGCCGCACCTAACATCATTCCACAATGGCCATTAAAACTGTATGAGGCTTTCCAAAATAACGATCTCCCTCTCGCACGCGATGTTTTTTATAAACAATTACCGCTACTGGAATTTATTTTAAAAGGCGGGTTGCCCACCACAATTAAGGCTGGCCTTAAGCTACAGGGCTTAAATGCAGGTGCGCCACGCCTGCCATTACAACCATTGGACGAAGCCGGTAGTAGAAAACTGGAAACGCTATTGGGCGATTTGAAAAAACTGTGTTAACCGTGCAAACAGAAAGGAGCTATATGGCTCCTTTCTACTGTTTAATCACTGCTTAAGCCCTATCAAAAAGCCCAACCCAACGGTAAAACTGGAAATCCCCCTGCCATAACGCATACACTGTCTGCCTTTTCCGCATACACCTTGGCTAAAGGTCTCCTATGTTACAAATCGGCAAGCAAAACCGCTTAAAAATCATTAAACGTACCGATTTTGGTCTTTTTCTAGACGGTGGCAAGTACGGCAATATTTTGTTGCCCAAACGTTATGCCACCATTGAAATGAATATCGGTGATGAGCTGGACGTATTTATTTACCTGGACTCTGACGATTGCATCATCGCTACCACACTCACGCCAAAAGCGATGGTCGGCGAATGTGCTTTTTTGGAAGTCAAAGAAGTGAATAATGTGGGCGCCTTTTTGGATTGGGGACTGCCTAAAGATTTGCTGGTGCCCTACGGCGAACAACACAAACCTATGGAAGTGGGCCGCTCTTATGTGGTGTGTATTTACCAGGATGAATACACTGGCCGCATCACCGCCTCGTCTCGCCTGAATCGCCACCTTGAGGAGCGCGCCAGCGGTTTGCGCGCGCAACAAGCCGTTGACTTGATTATTTGCGGTCGCAGCGATATGGGTTACAAAGCGGTTGTCAATCACACTCACCTCGGGCTTATTTTCCGCGATGATGCTTTTCGTACGTTGCTATACGGTGAAAAGGTCAAAGGTTATATCAAAGCCATTCGCGCTGATCGCAAAATCGATTTGAGTTTGCAAAAACACGCGCGCGATACTAAAGAAGATTTAGCAGAAAAAATCCTCAGTGATCTGCAACAAAAAGGTGGCGTTTCCTATTTGACGGATAAGAGCGACCCGGATTCAATTTACAAAGCGTTTAACGTGAGTAAAGGCAACTACAAAAATGCCCTGAGTTTGCTCTATAAACAGCGAAAAATTCTGATTGAAAAAGACAAGATTACACTCGTATAACCGCAACAATCGACGACTCGACTTACCATGAATAGCAACGAAATTATCCGCTGGGGCATTATCGGGGTTGGCAGTGTTTGCGAAGTAAAAAGCGGCCCCGGGTTTTATAAAAACCCTAATTCACAATTGCTGGCCGTTATGCGCCGCGACTTGGAAAAAGCCCGCGACTTTGCAACGCGCCACAAGGTTCCGCTCTGGTACGACAACGCCGATACGCTGCTGAATAATCCCGATATCGATGCGGTTTACATCGCCACACCACCAGCGCAACACAAAGACTATGCGCTGGCGGCACTCGCGGCAGGCAAAGATGTGTACATCGAGAAACCCGTTACCCTCAATGCAGACGAATGCAAACAATTGATTGCTGCCGCGGCACAAAGTAATAACAAAGTCTGTGTTGCCCATTACCGCCGTGCGCTGCCATTTTTTGTACACATTGGCGAATTACTTCGCGCGGGCGCCATAGGCACACCACTGCTTGCGCGCATTGAAATGTTACGCCCAGCACCAGAAACACCTTATAGCGATGACAATTGGCGACTAAACCCAGCGGTTTCCGGCGGTGGTTTATTCCATGATTTGGCACCACACCAATTGGATTTACTCTTGCACTGGTTTGGCGGCGTACAAACTGCCAGCGGAATAGCGCTCAACCAACGGCAATTAAGTGCGGCAGACGATCTAGTGCAAGGCTGGGCACAATTGGCCTCGGGCCTTGTTGTGCAGGGGCGCTGGCATTTTGCCTTGGCGCCTATGCACAAGCGCGACCAAGGTGAAATTATCGGCACTCTGGGTAGCATTCACTTCAGTTTTTTTGGCGATGCCACACTTCAATTAATTGATAACAATGGCGAACGCACTATTACACTCAGCCACCCCGAGCATGTACAACAGCCATTAATTGCACAAGTAAACGACTATTTCCGCGGCAACGGCGCCAACCCTTGCAGTTTGCAAGATGCGTTAGCCGTTATGGAATTGATGGATTGTTTTAGTCAGACCACTAAGCAGGCGGGTTAAACAAATAAGGAAATAACTGTTGTTTTTGCGTTTGGGTTAATTGCTCCATGCAGGCTTTATTGTTATCGGGCACAGCATCAATATCATCGTAATAAGCGAGCGCCTTTTCCAAACTGGCTTCACGGATAATGTGCAGGATTGGATAGGGCGAGCGGTTGGTGAGGTTTTCTGCATCTTCCGGCGCAGCGCCGGCAAAACAGTAATCGGGATGAAAGGTCGCCAACTGATAAATGCCTGTCCAGCGATTGCGCTTCAGCAGTTGTTCGGCCCAGTTCAGAAATTGGTTGTAATCAAAAAAATCCTGCAGGTGCTGTGGAATAATTAATAGCGTTGTTTCAAGAGCACTGGCTGGCGTTTCATCGAGCAGTTCCAGTTCGCGCTGTAAATCCTGCAGCAGTAATTCATCGTCGTTCGCCGCACTCACTACCAAACGCACGCGATTTTCTCCGGTTGGCTTAGCCGCAAACGGGCAGAGATTTAAACCAATCACTACTGAATTTAACCAACGCGCCACGTCATTTTTTATCTGTTGCACTGCTGACTGCACAACAGCTTGCTCCGAGGTTTGTTCACTCACGTTGTCACACTCCTGCACTGGTAATTGCCGTCTGTTACGCACTGGCCTTGCGTGCCGCTAACCACAATCCAAGTCCTTCGATAAAATCCAGCACTAGTTCATCGTCACAGGCTTTGAAGTGTACATGGCCGGGTTTGCGAAATAACGCGGCCAAATCCGATTTGGTGAGTTCAATGGTTGCCAGTGCCAAGGCTTCGCGCACCTGCTGTTCGTGTAAGTTAAACGCGACGCGCAGTTTTTTTAGCACATCGTTATTGGATACTTTGGCGTGTTTTTCAATCACGGTTTTTTCTGCACCTTCTTTTTTGCCGCGCTGCTGTTCAATCAGGCTATTGAGGAAAATTAACAGCACATATTCCGGCATGGCTTCAAAGCCGGGCTGATAGTCCGTTTTCAGTAAATTGGCGACTTCTTTTTCGCTCAGTTCGATATCCGACAGCGAAAAGAGTTGTTGGACCTGCGCGGTATCCAGTGTGAGTGATTGGGTAATCTTACGAAAAATATCATTGGTTCTCATGGGGCTTGCTCTATGATTGCAGCTGGATTTTGCGTCATTCTACCGCAAATACACACTATTCGAGAGTCAGGCTATGAACCCATTCAACGAGGTTAACCCTTTTGCGGCTGAGCTGGTTGCCGGGCGCAAACGCGCCAAACAACTGTGCCAACAACTTAATGCGCTGCGCGCCGACCAAACCAAAGCGCGCAAACCGCTGTATCAACAATTATTCGGGCAGGTGTCCCGCGCGTATATTGAGCCCCATTTTTTTTGCGATTACGGCAGTAATATTTTTTTAGGCGACGGATTTTATGCCAATCACAATTGTGTGATTTTGGATGTGGCCGAGGTGCGCATTGGCAACAATGTGATGTTTGGCCCGAATGTACAGATTTATGCGACCACACACCCACTGGACCCGCAAGAGCGCGCAACGGGCAAGGAATTTTGCGCGGCGGTCACTATTGGCGATGACTGCTGGATTGGTGGCGGGGCGATTATTCTGGCCGGCGTGACTATCGGCAATGGCTCGGTCATAGGTGCAGGCAGCCTGGTCAATAAAGATATTCCTGCCGGTGTCGTCGCGGTGGGTAATCCTTGCAAGGTCATAAAAACCCTTGCTGATGAAGCGCCTTAATCGCCGGGGGGCTGGGCTGCCAGTTGCCGATAATGCTGTTTTTTAGCGGAGTACATGCGTTCATCGGCGAGGATTAGCAGGTTTTTGAGTGAATCCTTGTCGGTGCTGGCGAACCCCACACTGAAGCTGATGGCAATTCGCTCGCCGGCCACCAGCATATGCAAATCCCGGCACTGCGCAGTCAGACGGGCAACAAACTGCGCACATACAGCTTCTGTGGCCTGCTCCAGCAACAGGTAAAACTCATCGCCACCGACGCGGGCAACCGTATCATTGGCGCGCGCCGCTTGCTTGAGCGCGCGCGCTACTGCCATGAGCATCTGATCGCCGTATTGATGCCCATAATGGTCATTCACAAACTTCAGGCCGTTCACATCTACTACAAACACCCCGAAATGCGTTGCGGCATCACTGGCTGAAAAGGCGGCGAGTTTGTCGTTGTAATGGGTATTAAACAGGTGGCGATTGGGCAGTCCGGTGACGGAATCCAAATGTGCAAGTTGGTGCAGACGCGCATTCAAGCAATGCTGACGCAGCGCGGAGGACAACATAGTGCACAACACCATGAGTGCCTCTTCGGCTTGCTGGCTGCGCTCGGTGCGCGCGGTAATCAAAAACCCCTGGTAATCCGCCCCGGTGCCGCCAATCGCAAATACATGCAAGTCGCTATGAGGTTCGATCAAAGATAGTAAGGTGGTGTGGCTATTTAACGCGCTGTGGTGTTGGCGCAACAGTTGCTGATGGGACTCGTCCAAGTCGCTAATCAACTCACACCCGCCAAAAAATTCATTGCGCAGCAGATACAACCCAAAAGGCTGTCGCGCAACGGTCTGCGCCACAGCGAGGCTCCACTGCCCGAGTTCATCCAGTACATCGGTCTGATGCACTTCCATAGAGTACTGTACCAACCGCTGTAGGGCTGTACGCTGTTCATCCAACAACTGCAGTGGCCGTACGACTTTATCGGCCAGTTTTTTGACCAGTACCACCATCAGCACAATGGACAAAATCACCGCAATCGCCTGGGTGCGATAAGCCATGAGCACTTGGGTAATTACCCCTTGTCGGGTGTGCCCAAACTCCACTTGTAGCGATTGGTTTCCCAGCCCCAGCATGATGGGCGCCTGATGACGAAATAGCGCGGGGTCGCTATCACCGCGACTGAATATTGCCTGTTTGTCGCTGAGCAAGCGCAACAAGCCTGGCTGGCCTTGATGGGTATCGATCACCGCCTGCATCAACTTTTCCGTATTGATGTTCACCAGCAACAGACCATCCACCTGAAAAGGTTGTGCCAGCGAACTGCTGGCGGTCAGTATGGGGCGAATAAACACCAGCATTTGCGGCTGTCCCGGTGCAGTGGGCGGGATGAACATGCGCGGGCGTGGATCGCTAATGGAGGATGGCGATGACACAACCTGCGCCATGTAGGGCTCATAGGCCGCGATATCATCGGTCAGCGCCCAAGTCGGGATGACCTCTATGGGGAAAAACTCTTTGTCGATCAGCATCACACTTTCTGCCGATGGGTTACTGCCCAGGTAAGATTCTATTTTTTGCACGGAGATAGGGGTGAACAAGGGCATGGAGAGCGAGCGAATCACATTGCCATCGCTCGCAATACGGTCCAAGTCCCCCATCAACTGCAATAGCCCTTGGGTCAGCAGAAAAGAAAACCGCTCGGTTTCATAGACCAACTCACGTTCATTTGTGGTGACTTGTCGCTCATAGTCGGCGCGCAGTTGGTAGATACATAAAATGAGCAAAGGTACGGCAACAACCGCCCATACCAACAACTGGACGGTATGGCGAAACCTTGGCAGCACCTGTCTGGTCACGATCAAATCCTCAGGGGCCCGGTGTTGTCATCATGCGCTGGGCATTGCGAATATGGCGCTCGGCCAATTGCTGCATGTATTTGGCTGCCGCCGGGCCATTCAGGGCGCCCTCGCGGTGACGCAAAAACCCCTTGCCCATCGCATCCCAGATAAAGGTCATTTCTTTATCGGCGGGCAACGGCTTGGTATTAGCCATGAGCTCGATGGTTTTTTTGAGGTAACCACGGGCATTTTGCTGCGCCTGTTCAAAGGCGGCCTGCTCCACCGGGATAGCCCCCATCGCTAGCCAGAATTGCTTTTGCACGGCCGTACTTTGCAGGTAATTGGCCAGTTTGAGCAGGCGGGCACGCTTGGGGCCGTTCAGGCTCTGGTTGGGAAAGGACAACACATAGGAGCTGAAGGTAGGCACCATATGGCGCCCTTCGGCGGCGGGTATAGCACTCACGCCCAAATCGTCCCCCAAGGCTTCATAAAACGCTTTGCCGATCCAATCGCCATTGATGGTGTAGGCCACGGCGCCAGTTTTGAATAAATCGACCGCACACTGATAGCTGCAGCCTGGATAAGGCAATTCACGCGAACGCAATTGTTTATAAAAATCCAGGGCCGCCGCCATTTCGGGAGTATTTAACTGCACCTTGCCATCGTTGAGTGGCCAGCCGCCATAGGCACCCAGAAAGGGCAAAAACCAGTACATCTCATCAAAGCTCCAGGCGATAGAGGCAACGCCTTTGGCCATCAGCGCCGGACGCTGGGCAAACATGGCCTCCCAATCGGCGGCGGGTTCTGCAACCAGTTTTTTATTGTAAAACAGCATTAAGTGATTGCCCTGGATCAGCGGCACGCCGTAGGACTTACCGTCACTGTAGGTACTGGCCCAGACTCGCGGCGGCACGCGGGCGGGAAAGTCGGCAGGGTTGATCTCGCTGTATCTGATAAAACTGTGCAACCCTGTGTGATCGGCGGGCATGATGATGGCATCAGGCGTAGTACCCTGCTCCATCATGCCCATAATGCTGGACTTGAGTTCGTTTTGCTCTTTGAACTCCGCCTTGAGGGGAATCGATTCCCCCTTGGAAAACTCCGTCAAGATTGCTCCCAAGGAGTCTTTTGCGTAGGTATAGATAATGGTCAGATCATCATCTGCGCGGGTGACAGCTGCGGATAAGAGCACCGCAATGGCAAAAAAACAACGAGCAATTGTGGGTTTCAACCTGCACTCCCAAGCGGTGGACGTGAATCTTATCAATTGTTATTCAATGTGGATGACCGCGCCATTCCCTAGCAATAATAGACCACATAAGGGCACCTGGCCGGTGGATGTATCAACCTGCTGACACTCGCCCATCATAGCCAAGTGTATGTTTTTGCTTGCCCAATGGCGGCATTTTTTTTAAGGTGTCCCACCCTGGAGTTGCCTGAACCAGCGTATACCCCCTTTAATCGGCAGCGCTACACACGAATAGATCACTATAACTAGGCGCACGATATTCTTGGCGATCCGCCAAATTCCCAGACCAATAGCGGCAGCTTTTGCTGCTGTTACGCACAACGAGGAGTTAGTTTTTATGCAAGCGACGCTATTTGAACAAGCGCTCGATTTATTGATTTTTGGCATGGGCACAGTGTTTGTGTTTCTTGTCCTGCTGGTCATCGCCGTCAATATGATGTCGCGTTTTGTGGAGACCTTTTTTCCGGAAACGGTCATCGAAGAAACGCCCAATATCAAGCGAACACTCGCCACTGACACTCTAGATCCAACTACCCTCGCCGTTATTCAGGCTGCCATTCATCAACATCGCGACAAGCAGTCGCGCGGCTGATTCAGGAGTTCTTTGCATGATCAACAACAATAACCCTCTGGGAATTACTGATGTAGTACTGCGCGATGCGCACCAGTCCTTGTTTGCCACCCGCCTGCGTTTGGATGACATGCTGCCCATTGCCGCCAAGCTGGACAGCGTGGGGTTTTGGTCGCTGGAGTCCTGGGGCGGCGCCACTTTTGATGCCTGTATTCGCTACCTGGGTGAAGACCCATGGGATCGCATCCGCGAACTGAAAAAGGCCATGCCTAAAACCCCGCAGCAAATGCTGTTGCGCGGCCAGAACCTGCTGGGCTATCGCCACTATGCCGATGATGTTGTAGAGGCCTTTGTAGAGCGCGCCGCCACCAGCGGTGTGGATGTATTCCGTGTATTTGATGCGATGAACGATATGCGCAATATCGAAATCGCCATGAAAGCCGTCAAGCGCCACGGCAAACATGCGCAGGGAACACTCTCTTACACCCTGAGTCCGGTGCATAACCTGGATGGCTGGATCGCCCAAGCCAAGCAAATTGAAGATATGGGTGCAGACTCCATTTGCATCAAAGACATGGCAGGCCTACTCAAACCCTACGATGGTTTCAAGCTGGTCAAACGCTTGAAAGCGGAGTGCGATATTCCCATCCACATGCAGTGTCACGCCACCACCGGTTTAGCGCACGCCACCATTTTGAAATGCGTGGAAGCCGGTATCGATAATGTGGATACCGCCATTTCATCCATGTCCATGACCTATGGCCACAGCCCGACCGAAACCCTGGTCGCCGCCCTGGAAGGCACCAATCGCGATACCAAACTGGACTTGGTACTACTGGAAGAGATCGCCACCTACTTCCGTGAAATGCGCAAAAAATACGCGAAATTTGAAGGCTCCTTAAAGGGTGTGGATGCTCGCATCCTGATCGCCCAGGTGCCCGGTGGCATGCTCACCAATATGGAAAGCCAATTGCGCGAGCAAGGTGCTATTGACCGGTTTGATGAAGTGCTCGCCGAAATTCCCCGCGTACGTGAAGACCTGGGCTTTATTCCGCTGGTGACACCCACCTCGCAAATTGTGGGCACCCAGGCAGTCCTGAATGTATTGAGTGGCGAACGCTACAAAAATATCTCCAAAGAAACCGCCGGGGTACTGCGCGGTGAATACGGTTCAACACCTGCGCCGATGAACGCCGAGCTGCAAGCAAAAGTGTTACAGGATGGCGAACAGCCCATTACCTGTCGCCCGGCAGACAACCTTGCGCCAGAGCTGGCGCAGTTGACCTCCGCGCTGGAGAAAGAAGCCGCGTTGCGCAATATCACCCTGCGCACCGGCGAAGGAGCACTGGACGATGTGCTCACCTACGCCTTGTTCCCGCAAATCGGCCTGCGCTTCCTGGAGCATCGCCACAACCCTACCGCCTTTGAGCCAGCGCCAACGGGTAAAGAGTCGTCGGTAGTGACTAACGACGCCGGTGAAGAAATTTATACCGTGGAAGTAGACGGTAAAAAATACACCGTCAGTGTGAACAACGGCGGCGACCTCACCGGCATCAAGCCATTACAAGGTGGCAGTGTTGCAGCAAAACCCGCGCCCACTAGCGAAGCGCGGCAAGTACCGGCACCGCTGGCAGGCAATATCATCAAAATTGCGGTGAATGTTGGCGATGAAGTACAAGAAGGCGATGTATTACTGCTGTTGGAAGCCATGAAAATGGAAACCCAAATCAGCGCACCCTGCAGCGGCACCATCACCAGTATTGACGTCAAAACCGGCGATTCCGTTGTCGTTGGCAAAACCCTGCTTGCAATTGCGGGGGCATAACGAATGGATACCCTGTTACGACTCTGGCAATCCACTGGCATCTACCACATGCAATCCGGTCAGCTGATTATGATCGGCATATGCTTGCTGCTGCTATTCCTCGCCATTCGCAAAGGCTTTGAGCCAATGTTGCTGGTGCCCATAGGTTTTGGGGGATTACTCGCCAACCTGCCCGCCGCCGGGCTAGCCTTCTCCGCCATCGAACACGCACTGCACAATGGCACACCGGAAATAGGCGCGGCGCTGGCGCAACTGGCAGGGCTCAGTGCAGACACCACCGATGCCGTCATCTACAAAACCCTTGGCAGCGGTGACCCCGAACTGTACCAAACGGCATTGCACACAGCGCAAGCCGCTGGCTACAACGACGGGATGCTCTACACCTTCTATAAAGTCGCTATTGCCAGCGGTATTGCTCCCTTGGTGATTTTTATTGGCGTTGGCGCCATGACCGATTTTGGCCCACTGCTTGCCAACCCCAGAACACTCCTGCTTGGCGCAGCGGCGCAGTTTGGGATTTTCGCCAC
The nucleotide sequence above comes from Cellvibrio sp. PSBB023. Encoded proteins:
- the oadA gene encoding sodium-extruding oxaloacetate decarboxylase subunit alpha, encoding MINNNNPLGITDVVLRDAHQSLFATRLRLDDMLPIAAKLDSVGFWSLESWGGATFDACIRYLGEDPWDRIRELKKAMPKTPQQMLLRGQNLLGYRHYADDVVEAFVERAATSGVDVFRVFDAMNDMRNIEIAMKAVKRHGKHAQGTLSYTLSPVHNLDGWIAQAKQIEDMGADSICIKDMAGLLKPYDGFKLVKRLKAECDIPIHMQCHATTGLAHATILKCVEAGIDNVDTAISSMSMTYGHSPTETLVAALEGTNRDTKLDLVLLEEIATYFREMRKKYAKFEGSLKGVDARILIAQVPGGMLTNMESQLREQGAIDRFDEVLAEIPRVREDLGFIPLVTPTSQIVGTQAVLNVLSGERYKNISKETAGVLRGEYGSTPAPMNAELQAKVLQDGEQPITCRPADNLAPELAQLTSALEKEAALRNITLRTGEGALDDVLTYALFPQIGLRFLEHRHNPTAFEPAPTGKESSVVTNDAGEEIYTVEVDGKKYTVSVNNGGDLTGIKPLQGGSVAAKPAPTSEARQVPAPLAGNIIKIAVNVGDEVQEGDVLLLLEAMKMETQISAPCSGTITSIDVKTGDSVVVGKTLLAIAGA
- a CDS encoding OadG family protein, with translation MQATLFEQALDLLIFGMGTVFVFLVLLVIAVNMMSRFVETFFPETVIEETPNIKRTLATDTLDPTTLAVIQAAIHQHRDKQSRG
- a CDS encoding extracellular solute-binding protein, with the protein product MKPTIARCFFAIAVLLSAAVTRADDDLTIIYTYAKDSLGAILTEFSKGESIPLKAEFKEQNELKSSIMGMMEQGTTPDAIIMPADHTGLHSFIRYSEINPADFPARVPPRVWASTYSDGKSYGVPLIQGNHLMLFYNKKLVAEPAADWEAMFAQRPALMAKGVASIAWSFDEMYWFLPFLGAYGGWPLNDGKVQLNTPEMAAALDFYKQLRSRELPYPGCSYQCAVDLFKTGAVAYTINGDWIGKAFYEALGDDLGVSAIPAAEGRHMVPTFSSYVLSFPNQSLNGPKRARLLKLANYLQSTAVQKQFWLAMGAIPVEQAAFEQAQQNARGYLKKTIELMANTKPLPADKEMTFIWDAMGKGFLRHREGALNGPAAAKYMQQLAERHIRNAQRMMTTPGP